A part of Streptomyces sp. NBC_01451 genomic DNA contains:
- the mfd gene encoding transcription-repair coupling factor, with amino-acid sequence MSLHGLLDVVVKDAALAEAIKAAGDGNRMHVDLVGPPAARPFAVAALARESGRPVLAVTATGREAEDLAAALRSLLPPDTVAEYPAWETLPHERLSPRSDTVGRRLAVLRRLTHPRADDPETGPVSVVVAPVRSVLQPQVKGLGELEPVALRTGRTADLGTVVEALAAAAYSRVELVEKRGEFAVRGGILDVFPPTEEHPLRVEFWGDDIEEIRYFKVADQRSLEVAAHGLWAPPCRELLLTEEVRERAAALAEAHPELGELLGKIAEGIAVEGMESLAPVLVDDMELLLDVLPKGSMAVVCDPERVRTRAADLVATSQEFLQASWAATAGGGEAPIDVGAASLWSIADVRDRARELDMMWWSVSPFAADEELTDSFAADATADTLKLGMHAPETYRGDTAKALADTKGWLADGWRTVFVTEAHGPAARTVEVLGGEGIAARLEADLTSLTPSVVQVACGSIDFGFVDTKLKLAVLTETDLTGQKAAGKDGARMPARRRKTIDPLTLETGDYIVHEQHGVGRYIEMVQRTVQGATREYLVVEYAPAKRGQPGDRLYIPTDQLEQITKYVGGEAPTLHRLGGADWTKTKARAKKAVKEIAADLIKLYSARMAAPGHAFGPDTPWQRELEDAFPYVETPDQLTTIAEVKDDMEKTVPMDRLICGDVGYGKTEIAVRAAFKAVQDGKQVAVLVPTTLLVQQHFGTFGERYSQFPVNVRALSRFQTETEAKATLEGLREGSVDVVIGTHRLFSSETRFKDLGLVIVDEEQRFGVEHKEQLKKLRANVDVLTMSATPIPRTLEMAVTGIREMSTITTPPEERHPVLTFVGPYEEKQIGAAIRRELLREGQVFYIHNRVESIDRAAARLREIVPEARIATAHGQMSEQALEQVVVDFWEKRYDVLVSTTIVESGIDISNANTLIVERGDNFGLSQLHQLRGRVGRGRERGYAYFLYPPEKPLTETAHERLATIAQHTEMGAGMYVAMKDLEIRGAGNLLGGEQSGHIAGVGFDLYVRMVGEAVADYRASLEGGVEEEPQLDVKIELPVDAHVPHDYAPGERLRLAAYRAIASANTEADIKAVREELVDRYGKLPEPVENLLLVAGLRMLARACGVGDIVLQGTNIRFTPVELRESQELRLKRLYPGTVIKANAHQILVPRPKTAKVGGKPVVGRELLGWTGEFLTSILGS; translated from the coding sequence ATGAGCCTGCACGGTCTGCTCGACGTCGTAGTCAAGGACGCCGCCCTCGCGGAAGCGATCAAGGCCGCCGGCGACGGCAACCGTATGCACGTCGACCTGGTCGGACCACCCGCCGCGCGCCCCTTCGCCGTGGCCGCGCTGGCCCGCGAGTCCGGGCGCCCGGTGCTGGCCGTCACCGCGACCGGGCGGGAGGCCGAGGATCTCGCCGCCGCCCTCAGATCGCTGCTGCCGCCGGACACGGTCGCCGAGTACCCGGCCTGGGAGACCCTCCCGCACGAGCGGCTGTCCCCCCGCAGCGACACCGTGGGCCGCCGCCTCGCCGTACTGCGCCGCCTCACGCACCCCCGCGCCGACGACCCGGAGACCGGCCCGGTGTCGGTCGTCGTGGCCCCCGTCCGCTCCGTACTCCAGCCGCAGGTCAAGGGGCTCGGAGAGCTGGAGCCGGTCGCGCTGCGCACCGGTCGGACCGCCGATCTGGGCACGGTCGTCGAGGCGCTGGCCGCCGCCGCGTACTCGCGCGTCGAGCTGGTCGAGAAGCGCGGCGAGTTCGCCGTACGCGGCGGCATCCTCGACGTGTTCCCGCCCACCGAGGAGCACCCCCTGCGGGTGGAGTTCTGGGGCGACGACATCGAGGAGATCCGCTACTTCAAGGTCGCCGACCAGCGCTCCCTCGAAGTCGCCGCGCACGGACTGTGGGCACCGCCCTGCCGCGAACTGCTGCTCACGGAGGAGGTGCGGGAGCGGGCCGCGGCGCTCGCCGAGGCTCATCCGGAGCTCGGTGAGCTGCTCGGCAAGATCGCCGAGGGGATCGCGGTCGAGGGCATGGAGTCCCTCGCCCCCGTGCTCGTCGACGACATGGAACTGCTGCTCGACGTCCTGCCCAAGGGGTCCATGGCCGTCGTGTGCGACCCGGAGCGGGTGCGGACGCGGGCCGCCGACCTGGTGGCGACCAGCCAGGAGTTCCTTCAGGCGTCCTGGGCGGCCACCGCGGGCGGCGGCGAGGCGCCCATCGACGTCGGCGCGGCCTCCCTGTGGTCCATCGCCGACGTCCGGGACCGGGCCCGCGAGCTGGACATGATGTGGTGGTCGGTGTCGCCGTTCGCCGCCGACGAGGAGCTGACGGATTCCTTCGCCGCCGACGCGACGGCGGACACGCTCAAGCTGGGCATGCACGCGCCCGAGACCTACCGCGGGGACACCGCGAAGGCGCTCGCCGACACCAAGGGCTGGCTCGCGGACGGCTGGCGCACGGTGTTCGTCACGGAGGCGCACGGCCCGGCCGCCCGTACGGTCGAGGTGCTGGGCGGCGAGGGCATCGCGGCCCGCCTGGAGGCGGACCTGACCTCGCTGACCCCCTCCGTCGTGCAGGTGGCGTGCGGCTCGATCGACTTCGGGTTCGTCGACACGAAACTGAAGCTCGCCGTACTGACCGAGACCGACCTCACCGGGCAGAAGGCCGCCGGCAAGGACGGCGCCCGCATGCCCGCCCGGCGCCGCAAGACCATCGACCCGCTCACCCTCGAAACCGGCGACTACATCGTGCACGAGCAGCACGGTGTGGGCCGGTACATCGAGATGGTCCAGCGGACCGTGCAGGGCGCGACCCGCGAGTACCTCGTGGTCGAGTACGCGCCCGCCAAGCGCGGCCAGCCCGGCGACCGCCTCTACATCCCCACCGACCAGCTCGAACAGATCACCAAGTACGTCGGCGGCGAGGCACCCACCCTCCACCGGCTCGGCGGCGCCGACTGGACGAAGACCAAGGCGCGCGCCAAGAAGGCCGTCAAGGAGATCGCCGCCGACCTCATCAAGCTGTACAGCGCCCGCATGGCGGCCCCCGGGCACGCCTTCGGGCCCGACACGCCCTGGCAGCGCGAGCTGGAGGACGCCTTCCCGTACGTGGAGACGCCCGACCAGCTGACCACGATCGCCGAGGTCAAGGACGACATGGAGAAGACGGTCCCGATGGACCGCCTGATCTGCGGCGACGTCGGCTACGGCAAGACGGAGATCGCCGTCCGCGCCGCCTTCAAGGCCGTCCAGGACGGCAAGCAGGTCGCCGTCCTCGTCCCCACGACTCTCCTCGTACAGCAGCACTTCGGCACCTTCGGCGAGCGCTACTCCCAATTCCCGGTCAACGTCAGGGCGTTGAGCCGCTTCCAGACGGAGACCGAGGCGAAGGCCACCCTGGAGGGCCTGCGCGAGGGCTCGGTGGACGTCGTCATCGGCACCCACCGCCTGTTCTCCTCCGAGACCAGGTTCAAGGACCTCGGGCTCGTCATCGTCGACGAGGAACAGCGGTTCGGCGTCGAGCACAAGGAACAGCTGAAGAAGCTGCGCGCCAACGTCGACGTGCTGACGATGTCCGCCACCCCCATCCCCCGTACGCTCGAAATGGCGGTCACCGGCATCCGCGAGATGTCGACGATCACCACCCCGCCGGAGGAACGCCACCCGGTGCTGACCTTCGTCGGACCGTACGAGGAGAAGCAGATCGGCGCCGCGATCCGCCGCGAACTCCTGCGCGAGGGCCAGGTCTTCTACATCCACAACCGTGTCGAGTCCATCGACCGCGCGGCGGCCCGGCTGCGGGAGATCGTCCCCGAGGCACGGATCGCGACCGCCCACGGCCAGATGTCCGAGCAGGCGCTGGAGCAGGTCGTCGTCGACTTCTGGGAGAAGCGGTACGACGTCCTCGTGTCGACGACGATCGTCGAGTCCGGCATCGACATCTCCAACGCCAACACCCTCATCGTGGAGCGCGGAGACAACTTCGGCCTGTCCCAACTCCACCAGCTGCGCGGGCGAGTCGGGCGCGGGCGGGAGCGCGGGTACGCGTACTTCCTGTACCCCCCGGAGAAGCCCCTGACCGAGACCGCCCACGAGCGGCTGGCGACCATCGCCCAGCACACGGAGATGGGCGCGGGCATGTACGTCGCCATGAAGGACCTCGAAATCCGCGGCGCCGGAAACCTCCTCGGCGGCGAACAGTCCGGGCACATCGCGGGAGTCGGCTTCGACCTCTACGTACGGATGGTCGGCGAGGCCGTCGCGGACTACCGGGCATCACTGGAGGGCGGGGTGGAGGAGGAGCCGCAGCTCGACGTCAAGATCGAGCTCCCGGTCGACGCCCACGTCCCGCACGACTACGCCCCCGGCGAGCGCCTGCGCCTCGCGGCCTACCGAGCCATCGCCTCCGCCAACACCGAGGCCGACATCAAGGCCGTACGGGAGGAACTCGTCGACCGCTACGGCAAGTTGCCCGAGCCGGTCGAGAACCTGCTGCTGGTGGCGGGGCTGCGGATGCTCGCGCGGGCCTGCGGGGTTGGTGACATCGTGCTCCAGGGCACCAACATCCGCTTCACGCCGGTGGAGTTGAGGGAGTCGCAGGAGCTGCGGCTCAAGCGCCTCTATCCGGGGACGGTCATCAAGGCGAACGCGCACCAGATCCTCGTACCGCGTCCCAAGACGGCGAAGGTGGGCGGAAAGCCGGTGGTCGGGCGGGAGTTGCTCGGCTGGACCGGGGAGTTCCTGACGTCGATCCTGGGATCGTGA
- a CDS encoding RipA family octameric membrane protein: MSTPEDDEQRRAEDARLWEQVIYEGGMVFQIGNVFLLAESLLIVAYTALLSSGSNNGPDDYLPVLRVLAAFGLVTSGSWFYMAHRQLRFARRVERRAEDRLPDYADTVSYARASGMESKLLLAYLIPVVAGIMWTLFMVFA, encoded by the coding sequence ATGTCGACCCCGGAGGATGACGAGCAGCGTCGAGCCGAAGATGCCCGCTTGTGGGAACAAGTGATCTACGAAGGCGGGATGGTGTTCCAGATCGGCAATGTTTTCCTGCTTGCCGAGTCGCTCCTCATCGTCGCCTACACAGCCCTGTTGTCCTCAGGCAGCAACAACGGTCCCGACGACTACCTACCCGTACTGCGGGTGCTCGCCGCGTTCGGTCTCGTCACCTCGGGCTCCTGGTTCTATATGGCTCATCGGCAATTGCGATTCGCTCGACGAGTGGAACGCCGTGCTGAGGACCGGCTGCCCGATTACGCCGACACGGTCTCTTATGCGCGTGCATCGGGTATGGAATCCAAACTCCTGCTGGCGTACCTGATTCCGGTTGTCGCTGGGATCATGTGGACTCTGTTCATGGTGTTTGCATAG
- a CDS encoding MFS transporter has product MQGERNPVDSSSRRTEPAVPATPGAVRRTGTGKRGAVVAALMLAMALAALDSTIVATAVPQIVGDLGGFSVFSWLFSGYLLAVTVTLPVYGKLSDTFGRKPVLIAGAALFLLGSLLCALAWNMGALIAFRIIQGLGGGALQGTVQTLAADLYPLEQRPKIQAKLSTVWATAAVAGPAVGGVLAAYAGWRWIFLVNLPVGAVAMWLLARHLHEPERDTSGPRPRVDWAGALAVFACGGVLLTALVQGGVAWPWLSLPSTAFFGTGLALVFLVVAIERRAAEPIIPGWVWRRPTIAAVNLALGALGLLMVAPTVFLPTYAQSVLGLAPIAAGFVLSVWTLSWPVSAALSQHVYRRIGFRNTAMLGIGAAALILLAFPFLPYPGSAWQPTLLMLLLGGALGLFQLPLIVGVQSTVGWSERGTATASVLFCRQTGQTIGAALFGAVANGVLASRLGGASDLDSVTRTLGTGAAPEATRRAIAEAVHAVYFGAAGAAALAFVALLALAPRRFPVLDTP; this is encoded by the coding sequence ATGCAGGGGGAAAGGAACCCGGTGGACAGCAGCAGCCGCCGTACGGAACCCGCGGTACCGGCGACACCCGGCGCGGTGCGGCGTACCGGAACCGGGAAGCGGGGAGCCGTCGTCGCCGCGCTGATGCTCGCGATGGCGCTGGCCGCGCTCGACTCCACCATCGTGGCCACCGCCGTACCGCAGATCGTCGGCGACCTCGGCGGCTTCTCCGTCTTCTCCTGGCTGTTCTCGGGCTACCTGCTGGCCGTCACGGTCACCCTCCCGGTGTACGGCAAGCTCTCCGACACCTTCGGCCGCAAACCGGTCCTGATAGCGGGTGCGGCCCTCTTCCTCCTCGGCTCACTGCTCTGCGCGCTGGCCTGGAACATGGGCGCGCTGATCGCGTTCCGGATCATCCAGGGCCTGGGCGGCGGCGCCCTCCAGGGCACGGTCCAGACCCTGGCCGCCGACCTCTACCCGCTCGAACAACGCCCCAAGATCCAGGCCAAGTTGTCGACCGTATGGGCGACCGCGGCAGTGGCGGGCCCCGCGGTGGGCGGGGTGCTGGCGGCCTACGCGGGCTGGCGCTGGATCTTCCTCGTCAACCTCCCCGTCGGCGCGGTGGCGATGTGGCTCCTGGCCCGCCACCTCCACGAACCCGAGCGCGACACCTCCGGCCCCCGCCCGCGCGTCGACTGGGCGGGCGCGCTGGCGGTGTTCGCGTGCGGCGGCGTACTCCTGACGGCCCTCGTCCAGGGCGGCGTGGCCTGGCCCTGGCTGTCGCTGCCCTCAACCGCCTTCTTCGGTACGGGACTTGCCCTGGTGTTCCTCGTGGTCGCGATCGAACGCCGGGCGGCGGAGCCGATCATCCCCGGATGGGTGTGGCGGCGCCCCACGATCGCGGCGGTCAACCTGGCCCTGGGCGCCCTGGGCCTGCTGATGGTGGCCCCGACGGTGTTCCTGCCGACGTACGCCCAGTCGGTGCTGGGCCTGGCCCCGATCGCGGCCGGATTCGTGCTGTCCGTATGGACGTTGAGCTGGCCGGTGTCGGCGGCGCTGAGCCAGCACGTGTACCGCAGGATCGGCTTCCGGAACACGGCGATGCTAGGCATCGGCGCGGCGGCCCTGATCCTGCTGGCGTTCCCCTTCCTCCCGTACCCGGGCTCCGCCTGGCAGCCCACGCTCCTGATGCTGCTGCTCGGCGGCGCCCTGGGACTCTTCCAACTCCCCCTGATAGTGGGCGTCCAGTCGACGGTCGGCTGGTCGGAACGCGGCACGGCGACGGCGTCGGTGCTCTTCTGCCGTCAGACCGGCCAGACGATCGGCGCCGCCCTGTTCGGCGCGGTGGCCAACGGCGTCCTCGCGTCCCGGCTGGGCGGCGCGAGCGACCTGGACTCGGTGACCCGGACACTGGGCACGGGCGCCGCACCGGAGGCGACCCGCCGGGCCATCGCGGAGGCGGTGCACGCGGTGTACTTCGGGGCGGCGGGCGCGGCGGCACTGGCCTTCGTGGCGCTGCTGGCACTGGCGCCGCGGCGGTTCCCGGTCCTCGACACCCCGTAG
- a CDS encoding Rv0909 family putative TA system antitoxin: MGILDKFKDQMRGKTGQKVSDAAEKKVNEKTGNKYTSQVDAAQQRIEGSMGMDRDRDRPEQP, from the coding sequence ATGGGCATCCTCGACAAGTTCAAGGACCAGATGCGCGGCAAGACGGGACAGAAGGTCTCCGACGCCGCGGAAAAGAAGGTCAACGAGAAGACGGGCAACAAGTACACGAGCCAGGTCGACGCCGCGCAGCAGCGGATCGAGGGCTCGATGGGCATGGACCGTGATCGCGACAGGCCCGAACAGCCATAG
- a CDS encoding ABC transporter ATP-binding protein has translation MTSAATITRHGGTGGRTAVAARARQVVKAYGSGETRVVALDAVDVDIARGQFTAIMGPSGSGKSTLMHCLAGLDTVTSGQIYLDDTEITGLKDKKLTRLRRDRIGFIFQAFNLLPTLSALENITLPMDIAGRKPDKGWLAQVVETVGLKDRLKHRPNQLSGGQQQRVAVARALAARPEIIFGDEPTGNLDSRAGAEVLGFLRRSVDELGQTIVMVTHDPVAASYADRVLYLADGRIVDEMFRPTADSVLDRMKDFDARGRTS, from the coding sequence GTGACATCGGCTGCAACCATCACCAGGCACGGGGGCACTGGAGGGCGTACGGCCGTTGCCGCTCGGGCGCGGCAGGTCGTGAAGGCGTACGGGTCCGGTGAGACCCGCGTCGTCGCCCTGGACGCCGTGGACGTGGACATCGCGCGGGGGCAGTTCACCGCGATCATGGGGCCCTCGGGCTCCGGCAAGTCCACCCTCATGCACTGCCTCGCCGGCCTCGACACCGTGACGTCCGGACAGATCTACCTCGACGACACCGAGATCACCGGGCTCAAGGACAAGAAGCTGACGCGACTGCGCCGGGACCGGATCGGGTTCATCTTCCAGGCGTTCAACCTGCTGCCGACGCTCAGCGCGCTGGAGAACATCACGCTGCCCATGGACATCGCGGGCCGTAAGCCGGACAAGGGCTGGCTGGCGCAGGTCGTCGAGACCGTCGGGCTCAAGGACCGGCTCAAGCACCGGCCCAACCAGCTCTCCGGCGGCCAGCAGCAACGCGTCGCCGTGGCAAGGGCGTTGGCCGCGCGGCCCGAGATCATCTTCGGCGACGAGCCGACCGGAAACCTCGACTCCCGTGCGGGTGCTGAGGTGTTGGGCTTCCTCCGGCGGTCCGTCGACGAGCTCGGCCAGACCATCGTGATGGTCACGCACGACCCGGTGGCCGCCTCGTACGCGGACCGCGTGCTGTACCTGGCCGACGGACGGATCGTCGACGAGATGTTCCGGCCGACCGCCGACAGCGTTCTCGACCGTATGAAGGACTTCGACGCGCGGGGGCGTACGTCATGA
- a CDS encoding ABC transporter permease gives MTVLKTSMRNFFAHKGRMALSAVAVLLSVAFVCGTLVFTDTMNTTFDKLFSVTSPDVTVSPKAAKNDDTPQNGVPESLPASVLAKAQQAQGVKSAEGAVSSMNVTVVDSENENMGSSTGAPTIAGNWTRNDLRSMEITSGHAPRGPTEVMVDADTADKHHLKMGDELRTITQTGDISARIVGIATFKVTNPGAAVVYFDTATAQRELLGATGRFTQLNVTAADGVTDTRLKQNVTRTLADGGAFKVQTQKEFSDESREGVGEFMNVIKYAMLGFAGIAFLVGIFLIINTFSMLVAQRTREIGLMRAIGSSRKQVNRSVLVEALLLGFVGSVLGVGAGVGIAIGLMKLMSMAGMNLSTDDLTVKATTPVIGLVLGVVVTVLAAYLPARRAGKVSPMAALRDAGTPADGRAGLVRGLIGLLLTGAGGYALYLAATADKASDGSLVLGAGVVLTLLGFVIIGPLLAGAVVRMLSAVLLRGFGPVGRLAERNALRNPRRTGATGAALMIGLALVACLSVVGSSMVASATSELDASVGADFIVEGNQRIVPQAEQAMRRTPGLTHVTRYKEVEVTLTPPDGRAEKTELTAADPTYASDLRRTTISGTLGAAYGKDAMSVGSGYAKDHGVKVGDTMTVAFKGGSTARLRVAAITDDDVAIDKGSQYLSIATTEKYLPADKVPPSSLMFASAKKGQEKAAYAALKKAFDPYPQYQVRDQTDYKQELKDQIGQLLNMVYGLLALAIVVAVLGVVNTLALSVVERTREIGLMRAIGLSRRQLRRMIRMESVVIALFGALLGLGLGMGWGATAQQLLALEGLKVLEIPWVTIGGVFVGSAFVGLFAALVPAFRAGRMNVLNAIATD, from the coding sequence ATGACTGTGCTCAAGACCTCGATGCGCAACTTCTTCGCGCACAAGGGCCGGATGGCCCTGTCGGCGGTGGCCGTGCTGCTGTCGGTGGCGTTCGTGTGCGGGACTCTCGTCTTCACCGACACCATGAACACGACGTTCGACAAGCTCTTCTCGGTCACCTCCCCCGACGTCACGGTGTCGCCGAAGGCGGCCAAGAACGACGACACCCCACAGAACGGGGTGCCCGAGTCGCTGCCGGCCTCCGTACTGGCGAAGGCTCAGCAGGCCCAGGGCGTCAAGTCGGCCGAGGGCGCGGTCAGTTCGATGAACGTGACCGTCGTCGACAGCGAGAACGAGAACATGGGGTCCAGTACCGGGGCTCCGACCATCGCGGGCAACTGGACGCGCAACGACCTGCGTTCGATGGAGATCACCAGCGGCCACGCACCACGCGGGCCCACCGAGGTGATGGTCGACGCCGACACCGCCGACAAGCACCACCTGAAAATGGGTGACGAGCTTCGTACCATCACTCAGACCGGTGACATCTCCGCGCGGATCGTCGGCATCGCGACCTTCAAGGTGACCAACCCCGGCGCGGCCGTCGTCTACTTCGACACCGCCACCGCACAGCGTGAACTCCTGGGCGCCACCGGCCGGTTCACCCAGCTCAACGTCACGGCGGCCGACGGGGTCACCGACACGCGGCTCAAGCAGAACGTCACCCGGACCCTCGCGGACGGTGGCGCGTTCAAGGTGCAGACGCAGAAGGAGTTCTCCGACGAGAGCCGTGAAGGCGTCGGCGAGTTCATGAACGTCATCAAGTACGCCATGCTCGGCTTCGCCGGGATCGCGTTCCTGGTCGGCATCTTCCTGATCATCAACACCTTCTCGATGCTCGTCGCCCAGCGGACCCGCGAGATCGGCCTGATGCGGGCGATCGGCTCCTCCCGCAAGCAGGTCAACCGGTCGGTGCTGGTGGAGGCGCTGCTGCTCGGCTTCGTCGGATCGGTCCTCGGGGTCGGCGCGGGGGTCGGCATCGCGATCGGCCTCATGAAGCTGATGTCGATGGCCGGCATGAACCTCTCCACCGACGACCTCACCGTCAAGGCGACCACCCCGGTGATCGGCCTCGTCCTCGGCGTCGTCGTCACCGTCCTCGCCGCCTACCTCCCCGCCCGGCGCGCGGGCAAGGTCTCCCCGATGGCCGCACTCCGCGACGCCGGCACCCCGGCCGACGGCAGGGCGGGCCTCGTACGGGGTCTCATCGGCCTGCTGCTGACAGGCGCGGGCGGCTACGCCCTCTACCTGGCCGCCACCGCCGACAAGGCCAGCGACGGTTCACTGGTCCTCGGCGCGGGAGTTGTACTCACGCTCCTCGGGTTCGTCATCATCGGCCCGCTCCTCGCGGGCGCTGTCGTACGGATGCTCAGCGCCGTACTGCTGCGGGGCTTCGGCCCCGTCGGCCGCCTCGCCGAGCGCAACGCCCTGCGCAACCCGCGCCGGACCGGTGCCACCGGCGCCGCCCTGATGATCGGCCTGGCCCTGGTCGCCTGCCTCTCGGTGGTCGGCTCGTCGATGGTCGCCTCGGCGACGAGCGAGCTGGACGCGTCGGTCGGCGCGGACTTCATCGTCGAGGGCAACCAGCGGATCGTGCCGCAGGCGGAACAGGCGATGCGGCGCACGCCCGGCCTGACCCACGTCACCCGCTACAAGGAGGTCGAGGTCACCCTGACCCCGCCCGACGGCAGGGCCGAGAAGACCGAACTGACGGCCGCCGACCCGACGTACGCCTCCGACCTGCGGCGCACCACCATCTCGGGCACGCTGGGCGCCGCGTACGGCAAGGACGCGATGTCGGTGGGCTCCGGGTACGCCAAGGACCACGGGGTGAAGGTCGGCGACACGATGACCGTCGCCTTCAAGGGCGGCTCGACGGCGCGGCTCAGGGTCGCCGCGATCACGGACGACGACGTGGCCATCGACAAGGGCTCGCAGTACCTGTCCATCGCGACGACGGAGAAGTACCTGCCCGCCGACAAGGTTCCGCCGAGCAGCCTGATGTTCGCCTCGGCGAAGAAGGGCCAGGAGAAGGCGGCCTACGCGGCGCTGAAGAAGGCCTTCGACCCCTACCCGCAGTACCAGGTCCGCGACCAGACCGACTACAAGCAGGAGCTGAAGGACCAGATCGGTCAGCTCCTGAACATGGTCTACGGTCTGCTCGCCCTGGCGATCGTCGTGGCGGTCCTGGGCGTGGTCAACACGCTGGCGCTGTCGGTGGTGGAGCGGACGCGGGAGATCGGCCTGATGCGGGCGATCGGTCTGTCGCGGCGCCAGCTGCGCCGGATGATCCGGATGGAGTCCGTGGTGATCGCCCTCTTCGGCGCACTGCTCGGCCTCGGCCTGGGAATGGGCTGGGGCGCGACGGCCCAGCAGTTGCTGGCGCTGGAGGGCCTGAAGGTGCTGGAGATTCCGTGGGTGACGATCGGCGGCGTGTTCGTCGGCTCGGCGTTCGTGGGGTTGTTCGCGGCACTGGTGCCGGCGTTCCGGGCGGGGCGGATGAATGTGCTGAACGCTATAGCTACGGACTGA
- a CDS encoding HNH endonuclease family protein, which yields MVCLRGGGVAAVVLVVAFGVGGCKGESLGSAGPEESASGAAGGGGSGGGAALAAVDSLTVKGRAPKTGYDRDRFGTAWADTDSNKCDTRDDILKRDLVDVRFRSGGCKVSAGKLDPDPYSGKDVTFTRGRSEVDIDHIVALSDAWQKGAKYWDASKRIALANDPLNLRAVDASTNRSKGDGDTATWLPPNKAYRCTYVANQVAVKKKYELWVTEAEKTAMKKVLSGCAGQELPTGGNPTEAPARFHAS from the coding sequence GTGGTGTGTCTGAGGGGTGGGGGCGTCGCCGCCGTCGTACTCGTGGTGGCGTTCGGCGTCGGCGGGTGCAAGGGCGAGAGCCTGGGGTCCGCAGGGCCCGAGGAGAGCGCGAGCGGTGCGGCGGGCGGGGGAGGCAGTGGCGGGGGAGCGGCGCTCGCGGCTGTCGACTCGCTGACCGTGAAGGGGCGGGCGCCCAAGACGGGATACGACCGGGACCGGTTCGGCACCGCGTGGGCGGACACCGACTCCAACAAGTGCGACACCCGCGACGACATCCTCAAACGGGACCTGGTCGACGTGCGGTTCCGCAGCGGCGGCTGCAAGGTGTCGGCGGGGAAACTCGATCCGGACCCCTACAGCGGCAAGGACGTGACGTTCACGCGGGGCCGCAGCGAGGTCGACATAGACCACATCGTCGCGCTCTCGGACGCCTGGCAGAAGGGCGCCAAGTACTGGGACGCCAGCAAGCGCATAGCGCTGGCCAACGACCCGCTCAACCTCCGTGCCGTCGACGCGAGCACCAACCGCAGCAAGGGCGACGGCGACACGGCGACCTGGCTGCCGCCGAACAAGGCGTACCGCTGCACGTATGTCGCCAACCAGGTCGCCGTGAAGAAGAAGTACGAACTGTGGGTCACGGAGGCGGAGAAGACCGCGATGAAGAAGGTGCTGTCGGGGTGCGCCGGGCAGGAGTTGCCGACCGGAGGCAACCCGACGGAGGCGCCCGCGCGGTTCCACGCGAGCTGA
- a CDS encoding cellulose-binding protein, with product MSSAATSHGFVAGFGAGRGRGYRPDQVDAFAAVLSAERDSAWERAARLTVLARDMEAESARLRETVARLAPQTYESLGERARQLWELGVEEAGAVRERGRSEVRQLIAAAEARADALREAAEAAAETVRGEAEERARHLLLAARAEADEIRIGARREVKEGRGEALAALREMRLRTSGLLAEQEKEYAERWAEQERVVAEREVALEARHMEQVAAAEAALSEAKRALAEAEESVRRSDDDARVRAAELLAGARLQEDRIARETERVLREHGEEWDDVQAHMDHVRSSLTTLTGRAAAE from the coding sequence ATGAGCAGCGCAGCGACGTCGCACGGTTTCGTGGCCGGTTTCGGGGCCGGACGGGGGCGCGGTTACCGGCCCGATCAGGTCGACGCGTTCGCAGCCGTGCTCTCCGCGGAACGGGACTCCGCCTGGGAGCGGGCCGCACGGCTGACCGTGCTCGCCAGAGACATGGAGGCGGAGTCCGCGCGGCTGCGGGAGACCGTCGCGCGGCTCGCCCCGCAGACGTACGAGAGTCTCGGCGAGCGCGCCCGGCAGCTCTGGGAGTTGGGTGTCGAGGAGGCCGGCGCCGTGCGGGAGCGCGGGCGCAGCGAGGTGCGGCAGCTGATCGCGGCTGCCGAGGCCCGCGCGGACGCCCTGCGGGAGGCGGCGGAGGCTGCCGCCGAGACCGTGCGCGGTGAGGCCGAGGAGCGTGCCCGGCATCTGCTGCTCGCCGCCCGCGCGGAGGCCGACGAGATCCGGATCGGTGCCCGGCGGGAGGTCAAGGAGGGGCGGGGGGAGGCGCTGGCCGCACTGCGCGAGATGCGGCTGCGGACCTCCGGGCTGCTCGCCGAGCAGGAGAAGGAGTACGCCGAACGGTGGGCCGAGCAGGAACGGGTTGTCGCCGAGCGTGAAGTCGCCCTGGAGGCACGGCACATGGAGCAGGTGGCGGCGGCCGAGGCCGCGCTGTCCGAGGCGAAGAGGGCCCTCGCGGAGGCTGAGGAGTCGGTCCGGCGCAGCGACGACGACGCACGGGTTCGCGCCGCCGAACTCCTCGCCGGGGCTCGCCTCCAGGAGGACCGCATCGCCCGCGAGACGGAGCGCGTGCTGCGGGAGCACGGGGAGGAGTGGGACGACGTCCAGGCCCACATGGACCACGTACGGAGCAGCCTGACCACGCTGACGGGGCGGGCGGCGGCCGAATGA